A window of Dysidea avara chromosome 1, odDysAvar1.4, whole genome shotgun sequence genomic DNA:
AATACCATACATTATATGTAAAGTTAAGTGAAAAATGAAGTCTACACATAAATGATACATACAGAGGACTGATAGCCAGCCAAACAATTATTGTGGCTAGCAAAAACATCCTGTATGTATCTGTTGGTGATATGACAGTTACAACATGTAGCCTCCTTCTAATCTTTGTTTGTGGAGGCTTCAATACTGTATTTCATATCATTGACACATCACAGTCAACAGAGGATTATGAAGATCATTTCAATGTAAAATTCCCCAAATATGTAATCCTGTTACAAAATGCAACAAATTTTCAAAGTGTTTCTTGTTTCAAAGATTACGCAATAGTCTACATAAGCATAGCAAACCTTCCAGCAGCTGTGCGAAGCACTGCTACTGCTACCTAACACTGGGGTACCTGTACACAACTCAGATACTAGAGCCAACTAATGCAAGCAAGTCATCCCCTCCTGATGGACTACAGCGTAGTAACCTCCACGAGGACTGCACTATGTCTTATGGAGAAAGGATATTAAATGAGAAGTTTCAGAAGTCCACAACAATCCCAACACCGATAAATGAGCCACTCAGTTGTGCTTTCATTTCCCAACAAACACCAGTACATATACAAACACTCCACTAACCTGAAGGAGTTAAGGTGGTTACATTAGTAGTAACAACAGTTGCTGGTCCAGCATTGTTAATAGCCAACACTGTCACTTCATATTGAGTATCATTATCAAGATCAGTGAAACTGATAGTATTACTAGTAGTGGTTCTCTCCTCCACCAGTTCTGCTGTCCCATCAGATAAGGTCACATTGTATGTCACATCACCACATGAGGTATGGCTGAGTGTGTCCCATGATATTACCAGTGAGGTCAGTCTCCTTTCTAATACCTTGATAACTGGTAGGGTTGGGGGACCTGTGAGGAGTGAAGCAGTTAAAGTGTATAAACAAAATGTTCAGAGAGActttaaaccaggcatgtgaaCAACAACATAATAAAATGAGAAATCATTGCTTGTTGAATTGTATTCAGTTACTAACTTACCCATGACTGTTAGAATGCCAACTGAACTCTGTCCAGGAGGTAGGAATGTAAATTCACACTGAAATTTAGTTTGATTCAATATTACATTTGCAGAATACACTGTCAATACTGTATCAATATTATCAGCTACCACTGGCATCTCAAATGTGTTGTTAGTCCCAATTCTACTACCAGAAATTGCTAGTCCATTTATTCTCCACAGAGGAGTCAACGATGCAGTATAGTTATGTCCACAAGTGATATTAACATCATCTCTAGCACATATTGTAACATCTTGAGGTGGGTGGATAATAAGACCTGTAATACATGTATTGGAGTACAGTGAATGAATTAGAGTGAAACCCTCTAATAACAAAATACAATGTGTATTATTCACCTTGTTGTTCAGAGTTGTGTAGTGTgatcaacaataacaacaaaacaAGTAGATAATGTGTCTCCATTTTCTGAAAATGATAAAACACACAATAAGACACTTTAGGAGTATTAGGCCTTTTACTAGAGGTCTTCCTCTTTGAGACTGCTCAAAATGTGAATATACTACAAGTACAAGCTATCAACGtcaacatgcatgtgtacagcaggtccaattattattattatttttgtgaatCAAAGTTTTAACTTACAAAAATTTCTGCTAGCAAACTGAATTTCTAAAAAAAATAATGAGCAGAACCATCTATAGATTCTTAAGTTTTCATAGCTTTACCATGTTATAGTGTCCAAGAGATCTGTAGTTACAGAGAAATTGTTCATGTCTCATAGATTTCATAATTACAGAAATTTATGCTGGAGGCTATTTTAACAGCCTCACAAAAAATTGGACCTCACAACAATAATCTGCTATACTGATGTTCGCAGTCCAACATGCACAACAAAAGCAAACACACATGTAACTGACATTTTATAATAAACATGTATAGGGAAGGTAACATGTAAAAACATTTCAAGCAGGAGGCCCTGTTGAGACAAGTTATTTTAATGAGGTTGTCTAAGAGTTTCAGAGAAAAACCACATTAATAATTAGCacacataattattaaaatTCATAGATGATATATTTGTTTGTTCAATATTATTAACAATACACTAAGCTGTTATTTCTACCAGACTATATCATTGTCTGGTAGAGAAATGACAGTGGAGACATGATGCAAACATGCTGGAAACGCTTGTTTACTAATGTGAGGTGGTTAACAATGAGTCAGACAGTCTATGAAACTTCTGTATATAACATATGGTGAAAATTATTCCAGctgaaaatattttcatggaattagcCACAAAACACTTTTTTATAGGATTGacctacaataatagcactgtAATAAAGCACATATGTATGAGTGGGTGAGTTAGAGAGCTTAAAGACAGCATGCGATGAAGCATTGTGGTAGTGTAACACTGCTGTATTGGTATGAGAGAACTTTTGTACAATTGAGTAAACAGTGTCTAGTGTTGCAAggtagtgtcatgtagtcatTTTGTTCATCTCTACAAATCAAACCTCTTTACCTTCAGCCATCTCTAGTAAAGTGTGTAGACAGTCTATGTTAAGTTGCAGAACAAACAGCTAGGATTGCTTAGGCTAGAATATCTTTCAATTCTTTTCTGAGATGTAAAAGGTCACACGCATACTTAAGCAACAAACATGCTTTGATCTCTCAACACAAAGAGTAATTGAAAGTGCAATTAGCTCTAGGTGTAACATCAACAATAGAAACAAACacatttcagtacaaacatgtgaGACCAACACAGAAACAACTGCTCTCTGAGACCACACCAGACACATGTTACTCCAAACATCATCTATCTCACAACATGTTTACAGATGGTATGCAGGATTGATGTCATACCTGAGAATTCAGATATAGCAATGGAACTGGACTAATATTTAAGGAACTACTGTGAAACAAGTACACCTTGATAATTAGGATACTAGTTCATGGTCTCATTTGTATTAGCTACTAGAATAAACACATTCAGATCCCTGAAATCAGAACACCTCAATCAGGACACTTTGTCCTAGTCCCATGGTGGAAGGGTGCCACATTCGTCACTGCTAACAACAAACAGTTCCCTTGTGTTCAGAAAGCAAGTGAAACACACCCTttatcacctacacatgttactTATTTACCAAAAAGTCTCCATAACAACTGTATGTAATGTTTCTGTAAACTTCAGACAAAGCAACACATTATGATAAAAGCAGTGTTAATCATTGTAACAGATAACTGTCTTGAGTGCATTCAATTGTTGTACAAATCGGTACTAACAGTACAGGTGAAAATAAGCTTCAAAATGGAAACACTGTCAACTTACAGGTACAATTAAACCAAGTGTTCTAATCATTATTCATTACTCTTGAAGGATTTAGATATACTGACCTGGACACACAACTTGTAACAGATACAGGTAGAAGCCAGTAGAAGGATCACACAATTTGACCACAAGACAAAGATTACCGCCAATTTCTAGTGATATGAAATAGTATACTCTTTGTACAGTACATGGTTGAATGGCTCAGTAAACACAAACAAGCTCCCAGTAATTGTGAAAGAATATTAATGGAATGTCACGTTCTTTAAATAGGCCCTGCCTTCGGGATACATAAATTTGACAATGGAATCTACATAAAACGGATGCCTCagaaagtgtcctgattattatgaagatgctcacatcATACTGTTTACTTTGGGACCATAATAATGCCAGTATGTCCATTACATAGGTGACCTCACTGTCCACACTAACAGGTGCCACTTATATAAACTCTAAGAAGGACAAATTATACAAACATAATGTTAGAGCATACACTACAGTATTTAGTTACCACTTCAAAGCTAGCTAGGGTTTCTTACATCAGTCAATTTACATACAGTCATTGACCACAGTTTGTACAACATAGATACCCACTATCAATTTATTTTAGGTGGTTACTTTTTGGCACCATATTACAAATATGTAATCACCTCAGACCACGTAACATTTAAAAGAACAATGGAGATATTATTCGTGTGGGAAGGTTATACAACGGAACTCAAAAAGGGATGTTTTAAATCACAGCCAACTTCATAATAAGGCACATTTGTGTTATACAGTGGGCGTCTATCCATGGTCCCATGTACACACGTTTAAACCCTTGAAATTGGGTCACTTTACTAATAAggaaacagtgaaataatcagGTCAATTGTTCACAGTCCTGtgagtaaacaagttgatgtaaaGCTATTTCTAAAACCAGGTGCctatgcagttaatactatctcATTCTAAccaaataggcaattaatcaaccatgtatataattgcagtttatattcatgctattgttattattaattcagctagataattagatttgtaaatactgtaatttagcatatttcatgaattattttgtaattcggtacttacgttgctatgcactgctaaggaagcacaactataacaaaccactttaaacagcaaattaagcacagaagtatcttctcaactgttttatagtgcgTCTATCGTGCTTtctcatgcaaattgtttaGACAAGGGcttgaggctgcccttcattttcgttcgagAATAGAGTATATGTATATGAAGAGTCGCCATACCCATTTTTCAGACTGCTGAGAAAAAACCACCTCAgcgcaaagtttacctgtgcggaagtttaatacagacttcattttgcttttacttcttacgtgcaagctgcttttaccatttagctaatgattttgctcacgtcggtgcgtacagacaaacataagTAGATAGATAGATCAGTTAGATAGGTAGGTAAACACACTAAAACAAAAGCAAACCTCCGGCAGCCATGCGAAACATagctattgccgcccagtgaaccagcactgggatgcttgtgcaccactcaggcacttgtgccttgtgcaggcaaatcctcctggggcaaggctagtaacccgcaggaggactgtccaggtctcatggagagaggtcgcggaatctaaagttccacaacgaccccaacaccactaagcgagacaaggcatttgcttccccagttgacaccaggccaccaggtccccttTTAagcagctgggtagactggaaggtacacacacacacacacacacacacacacacacacacacacacacacacacacacacacacacacacacacacacttttctgaAAACAATTTCTGCAAACCAGACGCATTTGGACCTCATAAATCAAGATGTGTCTCTATTACAGACATGGTGCCAAGGTGTGCGAAATATATGGTTCCACTGCAGATGTGGTTGTCCAGAAAAGCACAAAACTTACTAAAACATTTTGGACTTTTAAATTCACACCACAGTAAGTTGAGCATGACCACCATAAATATGTTGCAGCAGGTGTCATCTTAGCTTAGCTACAGCTAGTTACATGTGGGTGGGAGGCACCTATTAGTGAAAGACAAAATCATATTCTAACAATAGGCTGTCCTGTGCTATAAACTTTATAAATAAAAGCCAAGGAAAGAACCCTCAAAGGCAACACATGCTTACACATGGTTAAACAAACTACTTGCTGTACAAAGGTAGCCAATCTTTCTCATAAATGAAGCAGTGGTGAGGAATATTATGTGGTCAGAGATCAGAAACAATCACGCAAGCACAAACCGTAGCAATCACTTCTAGACAAGACCACCAAATTGCAATTGTAGTGGCCACTTTCAGCATAGTCCCAAATGCATTTCTGTTCTTATACAAGCCTTGCACAGCCAGAACATCGTAGGGAAAAGGGGCAAGGTgaatgcagtacagtattgatcGATGAGAATCACACACGTGG
This region includes:
- the LOC136267153 gene encoding uncharacterized protein, with protein sequence METHYLLVLLLLLITLHNSEQQGLIIHPPQDVTICARDDVNITCGHNYTASLTPLWRINGLAISGSRIGTNNTFEMPVVADNIDTVLTVYSANVILNQTKFQCEFTFLPPGQSSVGILTVMGPPTLPVIKVLERRLTSLVISWDTLSHTSCGDVTYNVTLSDGTAELVEERTTTSNTISFTDLDNDTQYEVTVLAINNAGPATVVTTNVTTLTPSVPSPPSDLAVSLKFVDYRPIVTISWNVSSLSHNMTEVEALNVSLTGEDDITTTFEVSPNTTTFQMSHNMTSDDNVSRHLDVGTDYIISVCSVNSVGCSETVSTSLAVR